ACTAACTAAATATTCGTAGAGCTCCTTAATACTTGAAGTGGTGAAACCGACAGAAAACTCAGGTTGACCATCTTTGAGAAAATGCCCTCGGGAGTCCTTGTCGGCTTCTACTAATACTAATAGTGGGCCTGATTCAAGTTCGTAAACAGCTAAGTCACCTCTGTTAAATCTTAATTTCAACTTTAAACATTCTGAATACCATGAAACTGATTCACTAAGGCCGACGACTGGTATTCTGAAATAATGGATACCATTGAATAAAGAATCACTCATGTTCTTCCTCCTTTAGTAAATATCACCATAATATATTTCGTTCATTTTTCTTGAAATCCTTTATTTTATTAAATATTTAGAAGCTAGCTTTATTGTAAATTTTTAAAATAATTTGTTACATCTCTCGAAACTGAGTCTTCAACTATAGGGGGCGATTATTCAAGAAGTCTATTAACTCCTGCTTTGACCATAGAAGAGGAATCAAAATAATTTTTGAATGATATAATAGGAGAACAATTAATCAAATACACATGAAAGGGAGGATGTAACATGACCAAACATAAGATCTATACAATGAGTGTATCAAAGGTCTATCCCCATTATGTTGCGAAGGCGGAGAAAAAAGGGCGTACGAAAACAGAAGTCGATGAAATTATCCGCTGGTTGACAGGGTATAGCCAGGTAGAGTTAGAAACACAATTGGAAAAGCAGACAGACTTTGAGACCTTCTTTGCGGAAGCTCCCCAGCTGAACCCTTCACGGAATTTGATCAAAGGTGTCATCTGTGGTGTCCGAGTGGAAGACATTGAAGAACCAACTATGCAGGAAATTCGCTATTTGGACAAGCTGATTGATGAGTTAGCAAAGGGAAAAGCAATGGAGAAGATTTTGCGGAAAAACCAAGAAGCTTATCCGAATAAAGGATAAGCTTCTTTTTTTGATTGTCTAGGAAATTATAAAATTTCAAGCTGTGGATAGATATGATTAAAAGAGCAGCATCCAGCTCCCAGACACTCCCGTCATAAGCAATCCGCCCTGCGAAAAAGGCCGCGCCTTCCTTATGCGCTTCGTGTCAACCAGGGCGCTTTAAGCCTTTGTTCTTTCTATTGATCTACATCCATATAACGGTTTAAGCTTTTCCGTATACCCATGCCAAAGTTGGAAAAACCTCGGGATTATGTTAATCGATAATATGGATTCTTTGTTTCTCGTACAACTCTTTAATATCCGGTTTTAGTTGTTCTGTTATTAAGTAAGTCAAATGATCTGTTGGACAAACGATATGGTTAGAAATCGTATCTAACTTATCTTTAGTTACCATTCCCAGAATTTCAGTAGAAATAGATGCCATTTTTCGTTTTACTAAGGCTTCCGACAAACTCGGAACACTTATTCCTATTTGAGGATCAATTTTATAAATACCCATTATATATAAATCTGCCCTCATTGTAGTTAATGCTTCAAAGGTATCAATCCCCAAATTCACCATGGACTGCTTAAATAAGGTTCCTCCAATCATAATGACTTCAACATCTTTATGATTAGTAAGTGCCATCGCAATAGGAGGACTGTTCGTTATCACAGTGCCCTTTAGAGACAAGGGCAGCTGATGTACCAATTGTAAGTTAGTCGTCCCCCCATCGATTAATAGGACCATATCGTCTTTAATAAGATCTAAGGCCTTGGTAGCCAGATTCAATTTAGTTTCATTATAAATTCCCTGCCTCGTTGAAAAGTCTTCGACTGGAGGTCCTTTTCGCAGCGCCCCGCTATGTACTCTTTTAATAACACCTTGGTTATCTAACTCTTTTAAGTCTCTTCTAATCGTATCTTCTGAAACGGATAGTCGTTTGCTTAAATCGCTTGCAATCACTTTGTGTTCCTCATTTAGAATATCAACAATTCTTTCCTGGCGTTCTTGTTTAAGCATAAACGTATGACTCCTCTTATCATTTCTTAAATTATATCACATCTTATCCTTTGAAAAAAAGGTAAACATGCAAAAAGATGCAGAAAATCGCAAAAACATGCTTTACATTTTAAGAAACATGCATTAACATGAATAAAAAGGCATAAAGAAAAATACAAGGAGGCACAAACATGCAAAAAAAGATTACTATAGCTCCATCCATAATGTGTGCGGATCTCTGTAATTTAGAAAAAAGCGTGAAAGAAATTGAGAGAGAGGGACTGGATACGTTACACATTGATGTCATCGATGGATCGTTCAGCCCAAGCATGCCGCTCGGTATCTCAACCATTGAACAATTAAGAAAAATAACGGATATGAAATTTGACGTCCACATTATGTCAAATGACAATGAGTTCTTTATTCAGGAGATGCTCAAAATAGGTGTCGATCAAATAACCTTCCATATTGAAACCAGTACACATATCGATCGTTATATCAATTTAATTAAAAAGCATGACACCAAGGTCGGCATTGCGCTTAACCCGGCAACTCCACTATCTGTTCTGGATTATGTGTTACCGCAATGTGACACAGTTTTACTGATGTTGATCAATCCAGGCTTTGCAACGGATAAGAACGAAGAGCAAGTCTCCTATGCTAAAAAGAAAGTGGAAAATTTATCTGACTTGATAAAATCTAAAGGGCTAGATACCAAAATTGAAGTGGATGGACGAGTCTCCTTAAATACTATAGCAGGGTTGGTAAACGCTGGTGCAGATACATTAGTGGCTGGCAGCACAAGTTTATTCCATTCTGAAAATAGCCTGGCAGACAATAAAAAGTTGATAGAAGAACTTATTGTTGAAGGATTACATGAGGAGGCTGAACAATATGAGCAATTATAATAATGCAACTAAAAAAATAACAGATGAAATTACAGCGAGTTTAACCAATATCAAAAGCGATGATGTAGATCAATTAATAAATGAGATAAATAAAGCAGAAAAAGTATTTTTCGTAGGTGTGGGCAGGGTTCTCTTATCCTTAAAAGCCATAGCCAAAAGATTAGCTCATATCGGCATTAACACGTACGTGGTCGGGCAAATCACTGAACCAGCCATTACGGATAAGGATTTACTTATTGTGGGATCTGGGAGCGGAGAAACACAATTCCCTTTGATTATCGCAAACAAAGCTAAACAGTTTAATGCCAGAGTTGCCCATATCGGTGCAAATCCGAACAGCTCCATGAGCCAATATTCAGATCTATTTATCAGAATTCCAATAAGCTCAAATGCTGATACTCCTGAAGAAGTCCAATCTGAGCAGCCGATGAAAAGCTTATTTGAGCAAAGTTTACTGTTATTGGGAGACACTATTGCATTGATGATGGTGAATGAAAAAAATATTGAGCTGCAATCACTTTGGGAATACCACGCGAATTTAGAATAAAGTGTTCACAAATGAGGCCCCTTGGCCTGTAAAGGAGGGTTAATTATGAAAGCGCTGCATTTTGGTGCAGGAAATATCGGTAAGGGTTTAATCGGATATTTGTTGAACAAAAGCGGATTCGACTTATGCTTTGTTGATGTTAACGAATCTACGGTCAATAGTATGAATCGAAGCAACCAATATTTTTTGGAAATATTAGATGAAGATCGTACAGGAGAAAGCATTTCCCCTGTACGTGCATTGCATAGTAGTTCACAAGAAGAGGTGATCGATGCAATAGTTGAAGCTGACCTTATCACCACATCTGTAGGAGCAGGTAATTTATCGAAAATTGCTCCTGTGATATCCAAAGGTCTGTTAAAAAGAATTCAGTTGGATAAAGGCAGCATTGACATCATTGCAAATGAGAACATGATAAATGCTTCCTCTAAATTGAAAGATGAGGTCCATAGAAATACCTCTGAGAGTGATAGGGAAGCTATCCGTTCCCATGTTGGATTTCCGAATTCAGCTATCGATCGACTTTCACTGTCCGAGAAGAGGAGTGAAGGTGAAGTTACCCTTGTGGAACCTTACTACGAATGGATGATCGAAAAGCCGGGAATGCTCCATTCAGATTTACCACCCATAAATAACGCCACTTATGTAGACGAGTTAAAGCCCTATATTGAACGAAAGCTGTATATCGTCAATATGGGCCATGCGGCCACAGCTTATACCGCGTTTCTAGAGGGTTATACCACGATTCAGAGCGCCTTGAAGAACCCGGAAATTGAAAAATTCTTAAGGGAAGCACTTCAGGAATCGGCTCGTTACTTTATTCAAACCTATGATTTTGAGGCTGGGGAAATGAGCGGGTTTATTGATAAGACGGTTAAGCGTTTTAAAAATGATAATATAAGTGATGATATAGTACGAGTCGGCAGGGCGCCAATCAGAAAGCTGGGCTTTGAGGAGAGATTGGTCAAACCAACCAGAGTCCTTTTCGAAACAGGCTTACCGATCGAGAGACTCACAACTGCCGTGGCCGCAGCCTTCTTATTTCATAACCCTCACGATGAAGAGTCCGTCACTATCCAATCCTATATTCGTGAACATGGAATCGAACAATCTATTACCCATTTCACGGAAATCGAGGATACGACCTTAAAGAGTAAGATCAAAGATAACTATATCAGCTTAAAAGAAAAGTACTCATTAAAATCATAAACGAAAGGTGATGTTGATATGTTAGCCGAGTATTTAGAAGGAAATATCCGTTTCTTACCATCCGTTGATTCTTGGGAAGCTGGAATACAAGAAGCTGCGGCTCCATTATTAGATAATGGGTCGATCACTCCTAAGTATATTGACGATATGATCCAAAATGTAAATACGAATGGTCCTTATATTGTCATTGTCCCAGGAATTGCGATGCCACATGCCAAAAATGATGACAGCGTAGTCAAAACAAGTGTATCCTATTTAAAGCTGGAAGAACCTGTACAGTTTCCAAAAAATAAAGAAGTAAATACCTTTTTCGTTTTAGCTGCTGAGGATAGCACTGGACACCTGGATCTAATATCTGACTTGTCTTCTGTTCTGATGGAGGACGAGATTAAGAATAAACTCGAAGAATCCAAAAGTGAGCAGGAAATATTAGAAGTGTTAAAAATGGTTGAATAGATCTGTCCTTGTTAAACGGTGAAAGGCAGCACCTTTTCTTTTCCTTTACTTCTTGACGTAGCTTTTAAAATTACTGAATTATCAGAAAGGAATGACAAATATGGCTGATGCAGTACATCCAACGGATAATGTTGTAGAGACAAACACTCCTTCTACGCGCGCGAGGGTTCAAGCATTTGGCGGCTTTTTAACAAATATGGTTCTACCGAATATTGGAGCATTTATTGCCTGGGGACTATTGACTGCTTTGTTTATACCAACTGGTTGGATTCCGAATGAAGAGCTTGCCCAGATTGTCGATCCAGCTATTAAATACCTGCTTCCTTTACTTTTAGCCATTACGGGTGGACGAATGGTTGGAGGACAAAGAGGAGCTGTAATGGGGGCTATCGGGGCGATTGGATTAATCGTTGGATCAGATATTCCGATGTTCCTGGGTGCAATGGTTATCGGTCCTTTAGGGGGCTGGATCATCAAAAAATTTGACAGCCTCATTGAAAATAAAATTCCTGCAGGATTTGAAATGATTGTTAACAATTTCTCGCTGGGGATTTTAGGATTCTTATTGATGATTCTATCCTTTTTCTTTATAGGACCTACAATAGAATCAGCGAATAACCTTGTAACAGCAGCTATTGAGGCGTTAGTCGCCACTGGTTTACTGCCTTTGCTTTCTCTCATTAATGAGCCGGCTAAGGTATTATTCTTAAACAACGTCATTGACCAAGGCATCTATTATCCCTTGGGAATGCAAGCTGCTGCCGAAACAGGGAAGTCCATTTACTTCACAGTAGCTTCTAACCCCGGTCCAGGTCTTGGATTGTTGCTGGCATTCACTTTATTCGGCAAAAAGACGGCTAGACGAACCGCCCCGGGTGCAATAGTCATCCACTTCTTAGGCGGAATTCATGAACTCTATTTCCCTTACGTATTGATGAAACCCCTTACAATAATTGGGATGATCGCCGGGGGTATGTCAGGTATCGCTGTTTTCAGTTTGTTTGACGCGGGCCTTGTTGCCGGCCCAAGCCCTGGCTCTATATTCGCCTACCTTGGATTAACCCCTAAAGGAAACTTTATCGGAATCATCGCTGGTGTACTGGTAGCTGCCGTTGTCACATTCCTGGTGACAGCTTTCATTCTGAAACTTGACAGAAGTTCCGAAGATGAAGATATTTCTGCTTCTGTAGAGAAGTCGAAAGCTATGAAGCAAGAAGGGAAAATGGTTTCTGCAAATAGTCAAGAAAATCAAGAAGAAATCAATAAAATTTCTTTTGCATGTAATGCGGGGGCGGGAAGCAGCGCAATGGGCGCAACCACCTTCAGAAAGAAATTGCAAAAGAATAATATCGAAGGCATCGAAGTCAAACATTACAGAATAGAAGATGTTCCACAACATTCGGACATCATTGTAGTCCATGAAGATTTACAGGAAAGAGCGAGAAGAGCTCATCCTGATAAGGAAATTATCACGATAGAGAACTATTTAAATGATCCCGCTCTTGCACAGTTAATGGAGAGATTGAAAAGGGATTAAATAATTTCATGAAGTAGTCCAATATGTCAAAAGGAAGCTGTAAAATAACAGCTTCCTTTTTTTATGTTGCGTTAGGTTGAATATCACTAATTATCACTAAGCTCAGGTTTTAATATATAAGTTCGTACCGGAAAGTGTAAAATTAATTAAATGGGCTTAACGCTCGTTCAGCGTCTGCCGGACCATCATGAGCAAGCGCATCATAAACAAAGGCATAAGAGAATGGGTCATAGACTATTCCCTGATGACCGATTTTGTTCAATGGATAGTGGTCTTGAATCGTAATGTTAGATATTTGTTTCTTTGGTCCTTCAAGGAAAGCTGAGGTATAGGGGATGACCACTTGATCAGTTTCCGTAGTTAAAACAGTATAAGAAACGTTTCCTCGGACTTCCTCTCCGCTGTTTAGATTTTCAAGAAATTCCGATCCTGCTAGTTGCTGCTGGCAGGCTATACAAGAAGAGATGTCAGCCAGCTTTGGGTTTAGTCTTTCGAAACCAAAAAATCCCTTTGTTCCATGGTTAGAAGGCACAAAAGCAATTAAGTTATCTACATACTTGTCCCCGCCTAGATACTTGAGATAGTACCTCGGCATCATTCCACCCTGGCTGTGCCCTATAATATCTACTTGATCTGCACCGGTGAGTTGACGAACATTGTCAACAAAACTTTTCAATTCTTGAGCGGATTCTTCAATAGGACCTGTAGAAGCCCCGGCGTGAGTAAACCCGTAATTTAATGCATAGACACAGTATCCCTTACTTGCAAGTGCAGGGGACAGCTCCATCCAGTTTTGGGCACTGCGCTCAAATGTACCGGGAACAAGAATGACCGGGTTGGGTTTATCGTCAGCTGGCTCACAACTCGGATTATTAGCTCCAGGCGGCGGTGTGCCTTGCTCTAATAAAAAACCTTCCTCACTTTCAGCCATGGATGAATTCGGTACTACGAGAAAGAAAACGATGAACAAACTAAACGTGTAAAAGAAATACTTATCCAAATCAACTCTCCTCTCTAAAAATGAATGACGGTTCATCAAGGGTGTAAAAAGAGTTCACTCAGGGTATTTCTGCTTTTGCAGTATTTCTGAGTGAACGATCCCTATCTCTGCACTATGTATTACCTTTGTTGGTTACGATATAACAGCGCTTACATTTTGTCAAATTAATCTGTATATTAAAAATATTTAGATATTTCAATTGAAAGGCAGGGTGTGCAACAAGTCTTAAAGAATAGGATACAATAGATAATAACGATCATATGTTTTATTTAAGGGGGAAATAATGAGGAAAGCACTACTGGTTATAGACGTTCAAAATGGGATGTTTCAAAAAGGTAATGTTGTATATAAAGGGGACAGGTTACTGCAGAATTTAAAAGATCTCATTGGACAAGCACGATCTACTGAGACACCCATTTTTTATGTACAGCATAATGCCCATTCAGGTAAACCTCTAGAGTATGGCACAAAAGGATGGGGGATCCATCCTGACATTACGCCAAACAGCCAAGATGTAATCATTCAAAAAAATACTCCTGATTCATTTTTTAATACTTCTTTAGATGATGAACTGAAAAAACAAGGGATTGGACATCTAGTAATCGCGGGAATTCAAACAGAAGCGTGTGTGGATACGGCCTGTAGAAGAGCTTTTAGTATGGGATATAAAGTGACTTTAGTTTCAGATACGCACAGCACTTGGGATTCCCAAGACATTACTGCCCGACAAATCATAAACCATCATAACGGGGTATTGCGTTGGTTTGCCGATGTTAATCCAAGTGAAAATATTACATTTGATAGCTGATGGGGAAGTTATGAAGTGACGGAGTAGGCTTGAACGAGTTATTTTGATGTACTTCAGAATGTTCGTCTCGATACGCTTCAAGAAAAATTTAAATAGGGGAGCCAGCTGCTGGCTCCCCCAAAATTTCTTATACATCAAGAAAGAACCTGGATGGTTTTCCAGGTTCTTTTATATTGCACATAAACAGACGCGATGATATAATCAGATCACTACTGTGATATTAAAAAATATATAAAAATATCCCATCTTACACTTTAATAATACCATGCCGGTGAACTGTTGTCAAATGTTTTTCTCAATTTAATGGTTAGGAGAGAAGGAGTGAGTTTTTTTGGTTCTCGGTTTTCAGGAATTAGAAAAAAACATAGCTTTCGCTCGTTTGCGGAAAAGGGTTAAATTTAGGGGAATTATCAAAAATTGTATCGATAAAAGGTATAGTAACCGAGGTTGGTGGACTGATGACCCGTGGAGCAGTTACCGCGCGTGAATACGGATTACCAGCAGTAGTTGGTGTGGAAAATGCCGCTCAACTGATAAAAGAGGGGCAGCGACTTCGCGTGCATGGTACAGAAGGATATATCGAAATATTGTAAGAACTGAATACGTCCAGATTGAATGAGCAGCACCGCTTCAGTGGTTATCAGGGCGGTGTGCCAAGATTTTGGGCAAAACATTAAGGTTTATGGTTCAACGAACGGTTATGATAGTGCAAGTCAATCCCAAATCTGCGTTTTCTAAAGGAGTGGTTAATCTGAACAAAGAAATTCGAAAAGAGCAGGAGTATCTGGATAAGGTGATGGGTACCATTGCGAAGCAAATCTACGAGGTGGAAGCAGATGCGGCCAAGCGTAAAGAAGAAGTCATCCATATCCGTAAGCACTTTTGGGATGATCTTAAAATTAATATGGATACGTTTGATGATTACCTGGAGACCATTATCGGAATGAGGCAGCAGGCGCAGGATTTGTCTGTCAGTCAGAGTACACACAGGCATTCCTATCATAGGCTGGCGAGACTTAAACGAATAGAGAAGGACCCTTATTTCGGCCGGATTGATTTCACGGAAGAGGGAACTCATGAGACAGAACAGATTCATATCGGAGTTTCGACGGTTACGGATGAAGTGAGCGAAACAATCCTTATTTACGATTGGAGAGCTCCGATTTCGAGTATCTATTATGATTATCCCCCTGGACCGGCGGACTATGGTATCCCGGGTGGAGGAATTATTCGAGGGGAGCTTGAGAAGAAGTGGCAGTATAACATCAGTAATGGTGTGATCGAGTCCATGTTCGATACGAGCCTTGCGATCGGTGATGAGATCCTGCAGGAAGTGCTGGGTAAAGGATCCAATAAGCAAATGCATAGCATCGTGGCAACGATTCAGAGGGAGCAGAATAAAATTATCCGCAACGTTAGCGGGAGACTTTTAGTCGTGCAGGGGGCGGCGGGAAGCGGTAAAACATCCGCTGCCCTCCAGCGCATCGCTTATTTTCTTTATAAATATCGGGACACTCTAAAGGCAGATCAGATCCTTTTATTTACTCCTAACACAATGTTCAGCAACTATGTATCGCATGTGTTACCAGAGCTTGGAGAAGAGAACATGCAGCAGGAAACCTTTCAGGATTATCTGGACTACCGGCTGGATCGCTTATTTATTGTTGAGGATCCTTATGATCAGCTGGAATATCTTCTGGAGGCTGCGGATGACCCTCACTATAAAATAAGAAAAGCCAGTATTCAATTTAAGGCTTCATCGGCCTTCTTTGAAGGCATCAAAAGGTATCGGGAAGCTCTAGAGGAATCTGGATTGATTTTTAGAGGGATTAAGTTCCGCGGGCAGACGCTCGTTTCCGCTAAACAAATCACAGACACTTTTTATAGTGAGAATACCTCGCTGCGCTTTCTTAATAGAATTGACAAGTTGAAAGAGTGGTTATTGAAGGAAATCGATCAAGTGGAGAAGACAGAAGTGAAGAAGCCGTGGGTACAGGAAGAAATCGAGCTGCTCAGCAAAGATGAACTTCAGAAGGTATTCACTCAATTAGAGGAAGATTCCTTTGAATTCTACGAAAAAGAGAATCAGATCCTGGCCCGGATCATCGTACGCAGGAGGCTGAAGTCTTTGCGTGAAAAGGTAGAGGCTCTTGAATTTATCCATGTGAAAAAATTATACAAGCAGCTTTTTGATCACTCGACGAGTAACAAGTTATGGGATGAAAAAGATATTCCTAAAGAGTGGGAAGAAATTTGCCTGTTGACGAAAGAAATGCTGGAGGAAGGGAAGCTTTATCACGAGGATGCTACGCCATTCTTGCTGCTGAAGGAGCTCATTCAAGGCTTTCAGTCAAATACTTCAATTAAATATGTGCTCATAGATGAAGCGCAGGATTATTCTGTCTTTCAATTCGAGTTTATTAAAAGGTTATTTCCCAGAGCCAGGATGACGGTGCTGGGTGACTTTAATCAGGCCATCTTTGCCCACTCAAATAATTTGGCAGACTTTCACGCACTGACCAGCTTATATGGACCGGATGAAACGGAGCGTATCACGTTAGACCGCAGTTACCGATCGACCAAGCAGATTATTGAGTTTACCCGTGAACTTGTTCCAGAAGGTGAACAAATCAAGGCTTTTGACCGGGAGGGAGAGAAACCAACCCTTACAGTGCTGCCTGACCAAAAGGAACTGCACGAAGAAATCATAGCTAAAGCAGAAGACTTGCAAAATCGCGGGTCTCATACGATCGCCATCATTTGTAAATCAGCTGCAGAAAGTTCATCAGCCTATCAATCTCTAAGTACCATAAAAAATCTTAAACTCGTGAAGAAGAGCACCGATGAGTATGAACAAGGGGTGATTGTGATTCCGGCCTACCTGGCAAAAGGGATCGAATTTGATTCTGTCATTATTTATAATGCCTCACAGCAAGTCTATGGAGATGAAAGTCTGCGCCGATTGTTTTATACCGCGTGTACGAGAGCTATGCATCACCTGCACATTTATAGTGTAGGCGAACCAAGTCCTTTTCTAACAAACATTCGGTCTGGAAGATTGCTGATCACTCAGGATTGATATATTGCGAGTATTTATCCTCGCGATGATCAAAATTTAGTTTCTTGCATAACGATAGAGGCCAAACTATTTTCACCTATCTACATTAACGTAAGCAGGTTAGTAAAGATACAACTTATTATTATAGGTGTTCCTTTCTTTTGTATGCTTAACTTGTTGACGGGGATTGAGGGGTGTTGTAAGATGAGCTTACAGTTTATGAGTATAGACTGTGCACAACAGAGCCCATCATACTCCAAAGGGGAGTAGCTTACAGTTTGCGTCGACAATACGTGGTCTATGGCCACCGGCTAAACTGGCAACATTATGTTGTTTGCGAGACCTTTGCCATTTCAGGTGAAGGTATGAAATTACGTTGAAAGACCTTTACCAACAATCGGTAAAGGTCTTTTTTGATTTTATCAAAAGCTTTCGTTAG
This window of the Halobacillus sp. Marseille-Q1614 genome carries:
- a CDS encoding PTS sugar transporter subunit IIA; amino-acid sequence: MLAEYLEGNIRFLPSVDSWEAGIQEAAAPLLDNGSITPKYIDDMIQNVNTNGPYIVIVPGIAMPHAKNDDSVVKTSVSYLKLEEPVQFPKNKEVNTFFVLAAEDSTGHLDLISDLSSVLMEDEIKNKLEESKSEQEILEVLKMVE
- a CDS encoding PTS mannitol transporter subunit IICB; the encoded protein is MADAVHPTDNVVETNTPSTRARVQAFGGFLTNMVLPNIGAFIAWGLLTALFIPTGWIPNEELAQIVDPAIKYLLPLLLAITGGRMVGGQRGAVMGAIGAIGLIVGSDIPMFLGAMVIGPLGGWIIKKFDSLIENKIPAGFEMIVNNFSLGILGFLLMILSFFFIGPTIESANNLVTAAIEALVATGLLPLLSLINEPAKVLFLNNVIDQGIYYPLGMQAAAETGKSIYFTVASNPGPGLGLLLAFTLFGKKTARRTAPGAIVIHFLGGIHELYFPYVLMKPLTIIGMIAGGMSGIAVFSLFDAGLVAGPSPGSIFAYLGLTPKGNFIGIIAGVLVAAVVTFLVTAFILKLDRSSEDEDISASVEKSKAMKQEGKMVSANSQENQEEINKISFACNAGAGSSAMGATTFRKKLQKNNIEGIEVKHYRIEDVPQHSDIIVVHEDLQERARRAHPDKEIITIENYLNDPALAQLMERLKRD
- a CDS encoding cysteine hydrolase family protein, whose amino-acid sequence is MRKALLVIDVQNGMFQKGNVVYKGDRLLQNLKDLIGQARSTETPIFYVQHNAHSGKPLEYGTKGWGIHPDITPNSQDVIIQKNTPDSFFNTSLDDELKKQGIGHLVIAGIQTEACVDTACRRAFSMGYKVTLVSDTHSTWDSQDITARQIINHHNGVLRWFADVNPSENITFDS
- a CDS encoding DeoR/GlpR family DNA-binding transcription regulator encodes the protein MLKQERQERIVDILNEEHKVIASDLSKRLSVSEDTIRRDLKELDNQGVIKRVHSGALRKGPPVEDFSTRQGIYNETKLNLATKALDLIKDDMVLLIDGGTTNLQLVHQLPLSLKGTVITNSPPIAMALTNHKDVEVIMIGGTLFKQSMVNLGIDTFEALTTMRADLYIMGIYKIDPQIGISVPSLSEALVKRKMASISTEILGMVTKDKLDTISNHIVCPTDHLTYLITEQLKPDIKELYEKQRIHIID
- a CDS encoding ribulose-phosphate 3-epimerase; protein product: MQKKITIAPSIMCADLCNLEKSVKEIEREGLDTLHIDVIDGSFSPSMPLGISTIEQLRKITDMKFDVHIMSNDNEFFIQEMLKIGVDQITFHIETSTHIDRYINLIKKHDTKVGIALNPATPLSVLDYVLPQCDTVLLMLINPGFATDKNEEQVSYAKKKVENLSDLIKSKGLDTKIEVDGRVSLNTIAGLVNAGADTLVAGSTSLFHSENSLADNKKLIEELIVEGLHEEAEQYEQL
- a CDS encoding triacylglycerol lipase; protein product: MDKYFFYTFSLFIVFFLVVPNSSMAESEEGFLLEQGTPPPGANNPSCEPADDKPNPVILVPGTFERSAQNWMELSPALASKGYCVYALNYGFTHAGASTGPIEESAQELKSFVDNVRQLTGADQVDIIGHSQGGMMPRYYLKYLGGDKYVDNLIAFVPSNHGTKGFFGFERLNPKLADISSCIACQQQLAGSEFLENLNSGEEVRGNVSYTVLTTETDQVVIPYTSAFLEGPKKQISNITIQDHYPLNKIGHQGIVYDPFSYAFVYDALAHDGPADAERALSPFN
- the hxlB gene encoding 6-phospho-3-hexuloisomerase; translated protein: MSNYNNATKKITDEITASLTNIKSDDVDQLINEINKAEKVFFVGVGRVLLSLKAIAKRLAHIGINTYVVGQITEPAITDKDLLIVGSGSGETQFPLIIANKAKQFNARVAHIGANPNSSMSQYSDLFIRIPISSNADTPEEVQSEQPMKSLFEQSLLLLGDTIALMMVNEKNIELQSLWEYHANLE
- a CDS encoding DUF2200 domain-containing protein, whose protein sequence is MTKHKIYTMSVSKVYPHYVAKAEKKGRTKTEVDEIIRWLTGYSQVELETQLEKQTDFETFFAEAPQLNPSRNLIKGVICGVRVEDIEEPTMQEIRYLDKLIDELAKGKAMEKILRKNQEAYPNKG
- a CDS encoding mannitol-1-phosphate 5-dehydrogenase, yielding MKALHFGAGNIGKGLIGYLLNKSGFDLCFVDVNESTVNSMNRSNQYFLEILDEDRTGESISPVRALHSSSQEEVIDAIVEADLITTSVGAGNLSKIAPVISKGLLKRIQLDKGSIDIIANENMINASSKLKDEVHRNTSESDREAIRSHVGFPNSAIDRLSLSEKRSEGEVTLVEPYYEWMIEKPGMLHSDLPPINNATYVDELKPYIERKLYIVNMGHAATAYTAFLEGYTTIQSALKNPEIEKFLREALQESARYFIQTYDFEAGEMSGFIDKTVKRFKNDNISDDIVRVGRAPIRKLGFEERLVKPTRVLFETGLPIERLTTAVAAAFLFHNPHDEESVTIQSYIREHGIEQSITHFTEIEDTTLKSKIKDNYISLKEKYSLKS
- the helD gene encoding RNA polymerase recycling motor HelD, with protein sequence MNKEIRKEQEYLDKVMGTIAKQIYEVEADAAKRKEEVIHIRKHFWDDLKINMDTFDDYLETIIGMRQQAQDLSVSQSTHRHSYHRLARLKRIEKDPYFGRIDFTEEGTHETEQIHIGVSTVTDEVSETILIYDWRAPISSIYYDYPPGPADYGIPGGGIIRGELEKKWQYNISNGVIESMFDTSLAIGDEILQEVLGKGSNKQMHSIVATIQREQNKIIRNVSGRLLVVQGAAGSGKTSAALQRIAYFLYKYRDTLKADQILLFTPNTMFSNYVSHVLPELGEENMQQETFQDYLDYRLDRLFIVEDPYDQLEYLLEAADDPHYKIRKASIQFKASSAFFEGIKRYREALEESGLIFRGIKFRGQTLVSAKQITDTFYSENTSLRFLNRIDKLKEWLLKEIDQVEKTEVKKPWVQEEIELLSKDELQKVFTQLEEDSFEFYEKENQILARIIVRRRLKSLREKVEALEFIHVKKLYKQLFDHSTSNKLWDEKDIPKEWEEICLLTKEMLEEGKLYHEDATPFLLLKELIQGFQSNTSIKYVLIDEAQDYSVFQFEFIKRLFPRARMTVLGDFNQAIFAHSNNLADFHALTSLYGPDETERITLDRSYRSTKQIIEFTRELVPEGEQIKAFDREGEKPTLTVLPDQKELHEEIIAKAEDLQNRGSHTIAIICKSAAESSSAYQSLSTIKNLKLVKKSTDEYEQGVIVIPAYLAKGIEFDSVIIYNASQQVYGDESLRRLFYTACTRAMHHLHIYSVGEPSPFLTNIRSGRLLITQD
- a CDS encoding VOC family protein, translating into MSDSLFNGIHYFRIPVVGLSESVSWYSECLKLKLRFNRGDLAVYELESGPLLVLVEADKDSRGHFLKDGQPEFSVGFTTSSIKELYEYLVSQDVKVESIEEDEGHQFFYFYDPNGNKLQVHN